One segment of Papaver somniferum cultivar HN1 unplaced genomic scaffold, ASM357369v1 unplaced-scaffold_137, whole genome shotgun sequence DNA contains the following:
- the LOC113334413 gene encoding membrin-11-like, which produces MAMEGGGTLSEKYHNSKKLSMRIRGELERLEQLEFSSPSGIDSPELSFSIKRDISQIHSLCVDMDRLWRSFASKQQRDLWKRKVEQIAEEADSLKDSLDKHFLRNQKRTTEAKERAELLERANGDSSHVMRIFDDDTQALQSARNSSLMLEEAYSAGVAILSKYAEQRDRLKRAQRKALDILNTVGLSNSVLKLVERRHRVDKWIAYSGMILTVIIVYLFWKWAH; this is translated from the exons ATGGCTATGGAAGGAGGAGGTACACTGTCAGAAAAGTATCACAATTCTAAGAAGTTGTCGATGAGAATAAGAGGTGAATTAGAGAGGCTTGAACAGTTGGAGTTTTCATCACCAAGCGGCATTGATTCTCCCGAGCTCTCCTTCTCTATCAAAAGGGATATATCCCAGATCCATTCTCTTTGTGTTGATATGGATCGTCTTTGGAGATCATTTGCTTCAAAGCAACAACGAGATCTTTGGAAGAG aaaagtcgaGCAGATAGCTGAAGAGGCTGATTCACTGAAGGACAGCTTGGATAAACACTTCCTTCGCAATCAGAAACGTACGACAGAAGCTAAGGAAAGGGCAGAACTGCTAGAAAGAGCT AATGGGGACTCTTCTCATGTCATGAGAATCTTTGACGACGATACACAGGCGCTGCAATCAGCTCGTAACTCATCCTTGATGCTTGAGGAAGCTTATTCCGCTGGTGTGGCAATTCTTTCTAAATATGCAGAACAGAGGGATCGCTTGAAG AGGGCACAGCGGAAAGCATTAGATATCCTTAACACGGTGGGACTCTCAAACTCGGTATTGAAGCTTGTAGAGAGGCGGCATCGCGTGGACAAATGGATCGCATACTCAGGAATGATACTAACTGTCATCATTGTTTATTTGTTTTGGAAGTGGGCACACTGA